AGATCGGCACGTCGTTCGACTACAACCGCGCGGCGCTGCTGGCATCGGTCGGGCAGACGGCGCGGCAGGTCGTCAGCACCTACGATCGCGAGGCCGAGGCCAATGAGCTGGCGCAGAGCGTGCAGAGCGCCATGACCGCCACCGCCGTCGTCGAGGTGGGCGCGGTTGGATTAGGCGGCATTCTGCTGGCCGTTCTGCATGGCGCGCTGCTGGATGCTACCGGCATTCTGGCCTCGCTGGCAATCGCCGGGATGGGCCTGTACATCATTCCCAACAAGCGGCGGCAGGCCAAGCGCGACTTTCACCAGAAGGTCAGCGACCTGCGCGACCAGCTTGCGCGCTCCGTCACGCGGCAGGTCAACAGCGAGCTAGAGGCGTCGGCGGCGCGGATTCGTGAGGCGATCGGGCCGTACACCCGCTTTGTGCGGGCACAGCGCGATCAGCTCAGCGGCCTGAGCGAGGAGCTGGCCGCGATCGACGGCGTGCTTGGGCGTCTGCGCGGCGAGATCAACAGCGTGTAGCGCGGGGCAAGAACTAAAGAACAAACGGAGAATCAAGACGCCCGGAGGGCGCCCTGAACCGAGAACCGAGAACCAACTGCTTCCCTCTCGTATGGCCGCGAAGGCGGAGGCCCGCGTGATCGTGGGGCAGGGCGGGTATCCTCTGGGCGTGGTGAGGGCCACAACCCAAAACGTTGAACTCGAAACCCGGCCCCTGCCCCGGACCGCTGATTCCTGAACTCAGAGCTCAAAACTTTCAACGCTACACCAGGGCTGGTGCGTACTTTACGAAGTGTGCCCGGTCATGTTAACCTTGCATCACAGAATCGAACACAGCAGGTTTCGAGCAGCACCGAGAGTAAGCATCGTTCTCAAGGAGCGGCCAGCATGACCGGTGGGTTTCAACCAAGCGGCATTGTGACACTGACAACCGACTTCGGGCTGGAAGATACGTATGTCGGGATCATGAAGGGCGTGATCTTGAGCATCACCCGCCAGACACAGATCATCGACTACACGCACGGCATCAGGCCGGGCAACATCGTCGAGGGCGCGTATCTGCTCAGCACGGGCTACCGCTACTTTCCGCGCGGCACGGTGCATGTCGCGGTTGTCGATCCCGGCGTTGGCAGCAGCCGCCGCGCGATTGCTTTTCAAACACCGGATGTCGCCTTCGTCGGTCCCGACAACGGGTTGTTCGGGCTGGTGATCGAGGACCTGTACCGCGAGTGGGGCGGCGACGTGCGGATCATCGAGCTGACCGAGGCGCGCTTCTGGCTGCCGCATATCAGCGCCACGTTTCATGGCCGCGATATTTTCGCTCCGGTAGCCGCGCATATCGTCGCGGGCGTGCCGCTGGCCGCGCTTGGCAGGCCGATCGATGGGCTGACGCCCGCGCAGTTGATGACGCCGCAGCCGTACGCCAGACAGATCCTCCAGGGGCATATCATCCACGTCGATCGCTTCGGCAACTGCATCACCAACGTGACGCAGAGCCACCTGCGCGATCACGGCATCGGCGGGCGGATTGTCGTCGAGATCATCGATCAGCAGCTTGCGGGCCTCTTCCGCACCTACTCGGACGGTCCAACGGGCGTACCGATGTGCTTAATCGGCAGCAGCGGGCATGTCGAAATTTCCGTGCGCAACGGTAACGCGGCGCGGTTGCTCGGCGTTGATATAGGCGACCGCTTTCGTATCCGTGGCATTGACGATAGCAGAATGTAGGTATCATGATCGATCCGCATGCTCCACCCCTTCGAGTCGTGCTGGTCGTCGATAGTGAGCCGACGATCGCAGCCGTGGCGATTCCGCTGACCGAGGCCGGTCATGCGGTTGCTATGGTGCAAACCGCGCGCGAGGTATTCAAGCTGATCGAAGCGCAGCCGTGGGATGCCGTCGTCATCGATCTGTCGCCGATCGAGAGCGCGCTCGATCTGGCCCGGCGGATCCACCAGCGCCACTCCAACCTCTCGATTATTTTACTCAGCGAGCCGCCGCCGCCCCAAGTCATCGACACCGGCCTCAGCCTGGGCGTGTACGACTGGCTCTTCAAGCCGGGCGCGCTGTCGCTGGTGATGGCCGCGCTCCACCGCGCCCGCGAGCGGCGGATGTTCCAGCAGAGCGCCGC
The nucleotide sequence above comes from Herpetosiphonaceae bacterium. Encoded proteins:
- a CDS encoding response regulator — translated: MIDPHAPPLRVVLVVDSEPTIAAVAIPLTEAGHAVAMVQTAREVFKLIEAQPWDAVVIDLSPIESALDLARRIHQRHSNLSIILLSEPPPPQVIDTGLSLGVYDWLFKPGALSLVMAALHRARERRMFQQSAAQPGEASDRGGARHEINNQLAGIIGLVQLHLVDETLPAELRQDLTLVLKHAQQLRDLLRAKRSK
- a CDS encoding SAM-dependent chlorinase/fluorinase, whose translation is MTGGFQPSGIVTLTTDFGLEDTYVGIMKGVILSITRQTQIIDYTHGIRPGNIVEGAYLLSTGYRYFPRGTVHVAVVDPGVGSSRRAIAFQTPDVAFVGPDNGLFGLVIEDLYREWGGDVRIIELTEARFWLPHISATFHGRDIFAPVAAHIVAGVPLAALGRPIDGLTPAQLMTPQPYARQILQGHIIHVDRFGNCITNVTQSHLRDHGIGGRIVVEIIDQQLAGLFRTYSDGPTGVPMCLIGSSGHVEISVRNGNAARLLGVDIGDRFRIRGIDDSRM